The proteins below are encoded in one region of Desulfovibrio sp. TomC:
- a CDS encoding xanthine dehydrogenase family protein molybdopterin-binding subunit, whose product MGAEADVAGQASSPRVDALAKTCGCERYAADETPAGCLWAGVRRAGLPHGRIAGLDVASARGLPGVVAVLTRADVPGTNRQGIVHKDQPVLCGERVRHCGDPVALVVAENREALAAGLAAIRVDFEALPGVFDPVQALSPDAPLVHSGREEGNLLAHGLMEKGDAGAALANCDVVVAGRFATPLQDHVFLEPPNGLARLLPSGLLDMVVSTQAPFRDRFEIAQALGLDPQRIRVRAPYLGGGFGGKDGATVQCLLALAALRLPGRWVKMVWSREETFLAGYKRHAAVMDIRLGAAADGRLQALDCAMHFDAGPYAHLSGEIMELGMEHAGGPYRIPHTRIEGFCAYTNNPVGGAFRGFGVVQATFALERAMDLLATRLGRTPDSLRLQNALRPGEKNAVGVAVEPGTDVAACLQAAMDHPFWTGREAWKQAAPPLTRRGVGLVAVHNAMGYGRGLPDHAAAKLELTRQGTFRLYNSVPDMGQGNAAAFVAMAAKALGQPETAFACVQPDTRVCPPAGSSSASRTTYTFGNALLRACRAMAEKLRTRAALALLCDAPDRLTLVPGGVSDPATGRTVPLSLLAGFLIRDDRIYIDQFVMPVVADPPDTGHACKLGFPHRFYSYGACLCGVEVDELTGRVRLAQCLGVVACGRVFSLAGVEQQIQGATAQGAGLTLFEDMALDQGRIRAADLSTYLIPTALDLPDIACLALPDNEPTGPMGLKGMGEVGIHGPGPAVAQALYDAIGMDVTRLPVAPEAVLSALEDENA is encoded by the coding sequence ATGGGCGCTGAGGCAGACGTGGCCGGACAGGCCAGCTCTCCCCGGGTCGATGCCCTGGCCAAGACCTGCGGCTGCGAGCGCTACGCCGCAGACGAAACGCCGGCAGGCTGCCTGTGGGCCGGCGTCAGGCGGGCAGGCCTCCCCCACGGCCGCATCGCCGGCCTGGATGTCGCTTCCGCCCGAGGCCTGCCCGGCGTCGTGGCCGTGCTGACCCGGGCCGATGTCCCGGGGACCAACCGCCAGGGCATCGTCCACAAGGACCAACCGGTGCTGTGCGGGGAAAGGGTGCGACACTGCGGCGACCCCGTGGCCCTGGTTGTGGCCGAGAACCGGGAGGCCCTGGCCGCCGGGCTGGCCGCCATCCGGGTCGATTTCGAAGCGCTGCCCGGAGTTTTTGATCCCGTCCAGGCCCTGTCGCCGGATGCGCCGCTGGTGCATTCCGGCCGCGAGGAGGGCAATCTCCTGGCCCACGGGCTCATGGAAAAGGGCGACGCCGGGGCGGCCCTGGCCAACTGCGACGTCGTGGTCGCGGGCCGGTTTGCGACACCCTTGCAGGACCATGTGTTCCTGGAACCGCCAAACGGGCTGGCCCGGCTCCTGCCGTCGGGCCTCCTGGACATGGTCGTCTCCACCCAGGCCCCTTTTCGGGACCGCTTCGAGATTGCCCAGGCCCTGGGGCTTGATCCCCAGCGCATCCGCGTGCGCGCGCCCTATCTCGGCGGCGGCTTTGGCGGCAAGGACGGGGCGACCGTCCAGTGCCTGCTGGCCCTGGCCGCCCTGCGTCTGCCGGGCCGATGGGTCAAGATGGTCTGGAGCCGCGAGGAGACCTTCCTGGCCGGCTACAAGCGCCACGCCGCCGTCATGGACATCCGCCTGGGCGCTGCCGCCGACGGCAGGCTGCAGGCGCTTGATTGCGCCATGCATTTTGACGCCGGCCCCTACGCCCACTTAAGCGGCGAGATCATGGAACTCGGCATGGAGCATGCCGGCGGTCCGTACCGCATCCCCCATACGCGCATCGAAGGCTTTTGCGCCTACACCAACAACCCCGTGGGCGGTGCCTTCCGGGGCTTTGGCGTGGTCCAGGCCACCTTTGCCCTGGAACGGGCCATGGATCTCCTGGCCACGCGGCTTGGCCGCACTCCGGACTCCCTGCGGCTGCAAAATGCCCTGCGCCCGGGTGAAAAAAACGCCGTCGGCGTGGCGGTCGAACCCGGAACCGACGTCGCCGCCTGTCTCCAGGCCGCCATGGACCATCCGTTCTGGACCGGACGGGAAGCCTGGAAGCAGGCGGCCCCGCCGCTGACTCGACGCGGAGTGGGGCTGGTCGCCGTACATAACGCCATGGGCTATGGCCGGGGCCTGCCCGACCACGCCGCCGCCAAGCTGGAGCTGACGCGCCAGGGGACGTTTCGCCTGTACAACTCCGTGCCGGACATGGGGCAAGGCAATGCCGCGGCCTTCGTGGCCATGGCCGCCAAGGCCCTGGGGCAGCCCGAAACCGCCTTCGCCTGCGTCCAGCCGGACACCCGGGTCTGTCCGCCGGCCGGCTCGTCCTCGGCCAGCCGCACCACCTACACCTTTGGCAACGCCCTGCTCCGGGCCTGCCGGGCCATGGCGGAAAAATTACGGACCAGGGCCGCGCTGGCGCTTTTGTGCGACGCGCCGGACCGGCTGACCCTCGTGCCCGGGGGCGTGTCCGATCCGGCCACCGGTCGCACCGTCCCTTTGTCCCTGCTGGCTGGATTTCTCATCCGCGACGACCGGATCTACATCGACCAGTTCGTGATGCCGGTGGTGGCCGACCCGCCCGATACGGGCCATGCATGCAAGCTTGGTTTCCCCCACCGCTTCTATTCCTACGGAGCCTGTCTGTGCGGGGTCGAAGTGGACGAACTGACGGGCCGGGTCAGGCTGGCGCAATGCCTCGGGGTCGTCGCCTGCGGCCGGGTCTTTTCCCTGGCCGGCGTGGAGCAGCAAATCCAGGGCGCGACAGCCCAGGGCGCGGGACTGACGCTTTTCGAGGACATGGCCCTTGACCAGGGTCGCATCCGGGCCGCAGACCTCAGCACCTATCTGATTCCCACCGCCCTGGATCTGCCGGATATTGCCTGTCTGGCCCTTCCCGACAACGAACCCACCGGTCCCATGGGACTCAAGGGCATGGGCGAGGTCGGCATCCACGGACCCGGTCCGGCCGTGGCCCAGGCGCTTTACGACGCCATCGGCATGGACGTGACCCGCCTGCCGGTTGCGCCCGAGGCAGTGCTTTCGGCCCTGGAGGACGAGAACGCATG
- a CDS encoding UbiX family flavin prenyltransferase: MKRLIVGITGASGVVYGLRLLEVLRHIPDVETHCIISSGAAVTLGLETKHSVDEVRALADVVHEHGNLAAAISSGSFPVCGMVVAPCSMKSLAQIALSLNDNLLTRAADVTLKERRKLVLVPRETPLHLGHLRHMVALAEMGAVILPPAPSFYHAPKTIMDVVDQTVGKILDQFDIPHELFQRWSGTKA, encoded by the coding sequence ATGAAACGACTTATTGTCGGCATCACCGGCGCCAGCGGCGTGGTCTATGGCCTCCGGCTGCTCGAAGTCCTGCGCCATATCCCGGACGTGGAAACCCACTGCATCATCAGTTCCGGCGCGGCCGTGACCTTGGGCCTGGAAACCAAACACAGTGTGGACGAGGTGCGGGCGCTGGCCGACGTGGTCCACGAGCACGGCAATCTGGCTGCGGCCATCTCGTCCGGCTCTTTTCCGGTCTGCGGCATGGTGGTCGCCCCCTGCTCCATGAAGAGTCTGGCCCAGATCGCCCTGTCCTTAAACGACAATCTGCTCACCCGGGCCGCCGACGTGACGCTTAAAGAGCGACGCAAGCTGGTCCTCGTCCCCCGCGAGACGCCGCTGCATCTCGGGCATCTGCGCCACATGGTCGCTTTGGCCGAAATGGGGGCCGTCATCCTGCCGCCGGCCCCGTCGTTTTACCACGCCCCCAAGACCATCATGGACGTGGTCGACCAGACGGTCGGCAAGATTCTCGACCAGTTCGACATTCCCCATGAGCTGTTCCAGCGCTGGAGCGGGACGAAAGCATAA
- a CDS encoding glycosyltransferase yields MHLPSKRPVFFDPNNKRWPKVKAGALLAAVLVSAVLVALVVSVLVNPALESLSLPAARFLPRPNHLSPPLPVETPAAADARLAKLKRTLAKEIKANRHSPPVARNAPTQPYATKAIGFFVNWDDASLSSLKKHIGNLDILIPEWLHMVDGDGTIREDSPDKTREALRFIRSSRPDLPIMPLVNNFIDMTWRGDLLARMAASSEARARVVAALLDFVRKNGFAGVSLDFEDVPPKAQKNYLRFVTELSTAFHNEKLAVSINVPAEDPAFPYRAIAEQVDQVIIMAYDEHWAAGKPGPIASLPWYVKALRPRMADIPAGKLVVALGSYAYDWPKGKPAEEVTFEEAVLLAKESESAISLDPVSLNPHFDYDDEKDVPHNVWLMDATTVLNAMASALPLQPAGFALWRLGGEDPSIWTFFGTDWAPGAEAAARLEEIRFDYDLDYEGQGEILRIAQTPHIGRRSITYDGKSRLITGESFEVYPSPYVIERHGFTPKTVALTFDDGPDPKYTPRILDILRQTGAAATFFVIGSNAERNPELLRRTYAEGHDIGNHTYTHPNIADVSTTQLTLEVSATQRLFESVLGHRTHLFRSPYGEDSEPETQDQVRPLEILGKQGYVFVGMNIDPNDWRQPGVDAIVEETVRQVEIGEGNIILLHDGGGDRAQTVAALPRIIEILRGKGYQFATVSELLGQTRDTIMPEAKNENPLVALGTRIGFFLLFAWSAGLQYLFILGTALGLGRLAILVTLAVAEKVRGRHKPVSDQADKLSVAVVVPAYNEEKVVLQTVQSLLACQHPAAFEIIVVDDGSSDNTYAVVREAFAGNALVTVVTQPNGGKPSALNHGIGRTKADIVVTLDADTVFTRDTIMRLVAWFADPKVGAVAGNAKVGNRINFLTRCQALEYVTSQNLDRRALTILDSVTVVPGAVGAWRREVVEAAGGFSAETLAEDADLTIRIQRMGFVVAYEDRAVALTEAPDTMRGFLRQRFRWMFGTLQVAWKHKDALFRPRYGLLGFCGLPNIWIYQIFFQLISPIMDLWLAYTCLVSAVMWMWHPASWDPDSFQKVVFYYALFMAADILAGLVAFFLERSEDKLLLVWLVPQRFFYRQLMYVVALQTFVASLRGREMGWAKLERKATVDSRRFTDT; encoded by the coding sequence GTGCACCTGCCCTCAAAACGTCCGGTTTTCTTCGACCCGAACAACAAGCGCTGGCCCAAAGTCAAAGCAGGGGCCTTGCTTGCGGCCGTGCTGGTCTCGGCTGTCCTGGTTGCGCTCGTGGTCAGCGTGCTGGTCAATCCGGCCCTGGAATCCCTCTCCCTGCCGGCGGCCCGGTTTCTGCCCCGCCCCAACCATTTAAGCCCGCCGCTGCCTGTGGAAACGCCGGCTGCCGCTGATGCCCGTCTGGCCAAGCTCAAGCGCACCCTGGCCAAGGAAATCAAAGCCAACCGCCATTCCCCGCCGGTCGCGCGCAACGCCCCGACCCAGCCCTACGCCACCAAGGCCATCGGCTTTTTTGTCAACTGGGACGACGCCAGCCTCAGTTCACTCAAAAAGCACATCGGCAACCTCGACATCCTCATTCCCGAATGGCTGCATATGGTGGACGGAGACGGAACCATCCGCGAGGACAGCCCGGACAAGACCCGCGAGGCCCTGCGCTTCATCCGCTCCAGCCGGCCTGACCTGCCCATCATGCCGCTCGTCAATAATTTCATCGACATGACCTGGCGCGGCGACCTGCTGGCCCGCATGGCGGCCAGCAGCGAGGCCCGGGCCCGGGTCGTGGCCGCACTCCTGGACTTTGTCCGCAAAAACGGATTCGCGGGAGTCAGCCTCGATTTCGAGGACGTCCCCCCAAAAGCGCAAAAGAACTACCTGCGCTTCGTCACCGAACTGTCGACCGCCTTTCACAACGAAAAGCTCGCCGTTTCCATAAACGTCCCGGCCGAAGACCCGGCCTTCCCCTATCGGGCCATTGCCGAACAGGTCGATCAGGTCATCATCATGGCCTATGACGAACACTGGGCGGCCGGCAAACCCGGTCCCATCGCCAGCCTGCCCTGGTACGTCAAGGCGCTGCGCCCCCGGATGGCCGACATCCCGGCCGGTAAGCTGGTGGTGGCCCTTGGCAGCTACGCCTATGACTGGCCCAAAGGGAAACCGGCCGAGGAAGTCACCTTCGAGGAGGCGGTGCTGCTCGCCAAAGAGTCCGAGTCGGCCATCAGCCTTGATCCGGTGTCGCTTAATCCCCATTTCGACTATGACGACGAGAAGGACGTCCCCCACAACGTCTGGCTCATGGACGCGACCACGGTTTTAAACGCCATGGCCTCGGCCCTGCCGCTCCAGCCCGCCGGGTTTGCCCTGTGGCGTCTGGGCGGCGAAGACCCGTCCATCTGGACCTTTTTCGGGACGGATTGGGCCCCCGGAGCCGAGGCCGCCGCGCGGTTGGAAGAAATCCGGTTCGATTACGACTTGGACTATGAAGGCCAGGGAGAAATTCTGCGCATTGCCCAGACCCCCCATATCGGCCGGCGCAGCATCACCTACGACGGCAAAAGCCGGCTCATCACCGGCGAAAGCTTCGAGGTGTATCCCTCGCCCTACGTCATCGAGCGCCATGGCTTTACACCCAAAACCGTGGCCCTGACCTTTGACGACGGGCCAGACCCCAAATACACCCCCCGGATTCTCGACATCCTCCGCCAGACCGGCGCGGCGGCGACCTTTTTCGTCATCGGCTCCAACGCCGAGCGAAATCCCGAACTGTTGCGGCGCACCTACGCCGAGGGCCACGACATCGGCAACCACACCTACACCCATCCCAACATCGCCGACGTCTCCACCACCCAGCTCACCCTGGAGGTTTCCGCCACCCAGCGGCTTTTCGAAAGCGTTCTCGGCCACCGGACCCATCTGTTCCGCTCCCCCTACGGCGAGGACAGCGAACCCGAGACCCAGGATCAGGTCCGGCCGCTGGAGATCCTCGGCAAGCAGGGGTACGTGTTCGTGGGCATGAACATCGACCCCAACGACTGGCGGCAGCCGGGCGTTGACGCCATTGTCGAGGAGACCGTGCGCCAGGTTGAAATCGGTGAAGGCAACATCATCCTGCTCCACGACGGCGGCGGCGACCGGGCCCAGACCGTGGCCGCCCTGCCCCGGATCATCGAAATCCTGCGGGGAAAAGGCTACCAATTCGCCACGGTTTCCGAACTCCTGGGCCAGACGCGCGACACCATCATGCCCGAGGCCAAGAACGAAAATCCGCTGGTGGCCCTTGGCACCCGCATCGGCTTTTTCCTGCTCTTCGCCTGGTCGGCCGGCCTCCAGTACCTGTTTATTCTCGGCACGGCCCTTGGCCTGGGGCGTCTGGCCATCCTCGTGACCCTGGCGGTGGCGGAAAAGGTGCGGGGCCGCCACAAGCCGGTCTCCGATCAAGCGGACAAACTTTCCGTGGCCGTGGTGGTGCCGGCCTATAACGAGGAAAAGGTCGTGCTCCAGACGGTGCAGTCGCTGTTGGCCTGCCAGCACCCGGCCGCCTTCGAAATCATCGTGGTGGACGACGGCTCTAGCGACAACACCTACGCGGTCGTGCGCGAGGCCTTTGCCGGAAACGCACTCGTCACCGTCGTCACCCAGCCAAACGGCGGCAAGCCGTCAGCGCTCAACCACGGCATCGGCCGCACCAAGGCCGACATCGTAGTCACCCTGGACGCGGACACGGTGTTCACCCGGGACACCATCATGCGTCTGGTCGCCTGGTTCGCCGATCCCAAGGTCGGGGCCGTGGCCGGCAATGCCAAGGTTGGCAACCGCATCAATTTCCTGACCCGTTGCCAGGCCTTGGAATACGTAACCAGCCAGAACCTCGACCGCCGGGCTCTGACCATTCTCGACAGTGTAACGGTCGTGCCCGGGGCTGTCGGCGCTTGGCGGCGCGAGGTGGTGGAGGCGGCCGGTGGCTTCTCGGCCGAAACCCTGGCCGAGGATGCGGACCTGACCATCCGCATCCAGCGCATGGGCTTTGTCGTGGCCTACGAAGACCGGGCCGTGGCCCTGACCGAAGCCCCGGACACCATGCGCGGCTTTTTGCGCCAACGCTTCCGTTGGATGTTCGGCACGCTCCAGGTGGCCTGGAAACATAAAGACGCCCTGTTTCGGCCCCGCTACGGCCTCCTCGGCTTTTGCGGGCTGCCCAACATCTGGATCTACCAGATTTTTTTCCAGCTCATCTCGCCCATCATGGACTTATGGCTGGCCTACACCTGCCTCGTGTCCGCAGTCATGTGGATGTGGCACCCTGCCAGCTGGGACCCGGACTCGTTTCAAAAGGTGGTCTTCTATTACGCCCTGTTCATGGCCGCCGACATTCTGGCCGGTCTGGTCGCCTTTTTCTTGGAGCGCAGCGAGGACAAGCTATTGCTCGTGTGGCTCGTGCCGCAGCGTTTTTTCTACCGGCAACTCATGTATGTGGTGGCCCTGCAAACCTTTGTCGCCTCGCTGCGCGGCCGGGAAATGGGCTGGGCCAAACTCGAGCGCAAAGCCACGGTCGATTCCCGCCGGTTCACGGACACGTAA